A stretch of Coccidioides posadasii str. Silveira chromosome 2, complete sequence DNA encodes these proteins:
- a CDS encoding uncharacterized protein (EggNog:ENOG410PG5W~COG:S~MEROPS:MER0004247~BUSCO:1760at33183): MTPLRISCTTIKRVARPSLTFPRLPTQPYTCLPHIQSYLTRSSSSAASSINSNSSTASGIPNCFPTMDAKVKEQYLADSPPTVVRLEIKQHFDALKDEKLKRYAHFVSRAAFLGTRITLRQVSPESEPIYDLIMSLYRACNGDWKSLGEKTGVSQDETQHFLEYAAQFLGNCGNYKGFGDSKFIPRVPENVLRQLASVTEESKTAFEAASQTAGGIYETSSPPLMHLGYPEDGHMTTYYPDSATITKEEITLVGDFLEKKKLLLENTRLRKTKNGDFELLIASAQKNPAGNDRDVGDINGWSLEGKLQGKRLTLVYGDYSEQMARISENARQACLNAANEIQRNMYDEYVKSFETGSLEAYKESQRYWIKDKGPMVESDLGFVETYRDPHGVRGEWEGFAAMVNQERTKAFGKLVSKAESFIPKLPWSKDFEKDKFHSPDFTSLEVLTFAGSGIPAGINIPNYDDIRQNLGFKNVSLGNVLSAKAPNEPIPFIREQDLELFRKYRDPAFEVQVGIHELLGHGTGKLLQETAPGEFNFDVSKPPVSPITNKPITTWYKPGQTWSSVFGSIASSYEECRAECVAMALGCDFGILELFGFGNGDEDLEGEAGNVLYASYLTMARAGITALEFWDPKSQKWGQAHMQARYSILRTFLDAGGDFVQLKHSQDDLSDLEIHLDRSKILTHGRPAVEKYLQKLHVYKATADVEEGKRLYDGITHVDEWWSQKVRPVVLQKKIPRKVFVQANTVLEGDRVILKEYEPTLEGMIQSYAERDV; the protein is encoded by the exons ATGACCCCTCTTCGAATCTCCTGCACGACTATCAAAAGGGTCGCCCGTCCCTCCTTGACTTTCCCTCGTCTTCCAACTCAACCCTACACGTGTCTTCCGCACATACAGTCATACCTCACCAGATCATCTTCCAGTGCTGCCTCTTCTATCAATTCAAACTCATCAACAGCTAGCGGAATACCCAATTGCTTTCCCACTATGGATGCCAAGGTGAAGGAGCAGTATCTCGCGGATTCTCCCCCGACGGTGGTCAGGCTAGAAATCAAGCAACACTTCGATGCATTGAAAGATGAGAAATTGAAACGATATGCCCATTTCGTCAGCAG AGCTGCGTTTTTAGGAACCAGGATTACCCTTCGTCAAGTTTCTCCAGAATCTGAGCCAATCTACGATCTTATTATGTCTCTCTACCGCGCCTGCAATGGCGACTGGAAATCCCTTGGCGAGAAAACCGGCGTCAGCCAGGACGAGACACAGCACTTTCTAGAGTATGCAGCTCAGTTCTTGGGAAACTGCGGCAATTATAAGGGCTTTGGAGATTCAAAATTTATCCCTAGAGTACCGGAGAACGTACTCAGACAGCTGGCATCCGTCACGGAAGAATCAAAGACCGCGTTTGAGGCGGCGTCGCAAACCGCCGGTGGCATATACGAAACTTCGTCTCCTCCGCTAATGCACCTGGGATACCCGGAGGACGGGCATATGACGACGTATTATCCAGATTCTGCCACGATTAcgaaagaagaaataacGTTGGTGGGCGATTtcttggagaagaagaaacttCTGCTTGAAAATACTAGACTGAGAAAGACGAAAAACGGTGACTTCGAGCTTCTCATCGCTTCGGCGCAAAAGAATCCCGCGGGAAATGATAGAGATGTGGGTGATATAAATGGATGGTCTCTGGAAGGGAAACTTCAGGGGAAACGACTTACTCTCGTCTATGGGGACTACTCGGAACAAATGGCTAGAATTTCAGAAAATGCCAGGCAAGCTTGTTTGAATGCAGCAAATGAAATCCAAAGGAACATGTACGATGAATACGTTAAATCGTTTGAAACGGGATCGCTTGAAGCCTACAAGGAGAGCCAGCGATACTGGATCAAAGATAAAGGGCCAATGGTAGAGTCAGACCTAGGATTTGTTGAAACGTATCGTGATCCTCATGGTGTTCGCGGGGAGTGGGAAGGATTTGCCGCTATG GTAAATCAAGAACGCACAAAAGCGTTTGGCAAACTGGTTTCAAAAGCTGAGTCTTTTATTCCAAAGCTACCATGGAGCAAAGACTTCGAGAAAGACAAATTTCACAGCCCTGATTTCACTTCATTGGAAGTTTTGACATTCGCTGGAAGTGGCATTCCTGCTGGAATCAATATTCCGAATTATGATGACATTCGGCAGAACTTAGGATTTAAAAATGTTTCCCTTGGCAACGTTTTGAGCGCAAAGGCTCCGAATGAACCTATTCCATTTATTCGTGAGCAAGATTTGGAACTTTTCCGGAAATATAGAGACCCTGCCTTTGAAGTCCAGGTCGGTATTCACGAACTGTTGGGACACGGCACCGGGAAACTATTGCAAGAGACTGCCCCGGGTGAATTCAACTTTGACGTTTCCAAACCACCTGTCAGTCCAATTACAAACAAACCCATCACTACTTGGTACAAGCCTGGACAGACATGGAGCTCAGTTTTTGGGTCCATTGCTTCGTCATATGAGGAGTGCCGTGCAGAATGTGTTGCCATGGCCCTCGGATGCGATTTTGGTATTCTGGAACTTTTTGGGTTCGGAAATGGCGATGAGGACCTTGAAGGCGAGGCAGGAAACGTGCTCTATGCAAGCTATTTAACGATGGCCCGTGCTGGTATCACCGCCTTGGAATTCTGGGATCCGAAGAGTCAAAAATGGGGGCAAGCACACATGCAAGCCCGATATAGCATCCTTCGCACGTTCCTCGACGCTGGGGGCGATTTTGTCCAACTGAAGCACAGCCAGGATGATCTGTCGGACCTTGAAATCCACCTAGATAGATCTAAGATTTTGACCCATGGACGCCCGGCTGTTGAAAAATACCTGCAGAAGTTACACGTCTACAAGGCTACTGCAGACGTTGAAGAAGGGAAGAGATTATATGACGGTATCACACACGTGGATGAATGGTGGAGCCAAAAAGTGCGACCCGTTGTGCTGCAGAAGAAGATTCCACGCAAAGTGTTCGTGCAGGCAAACACCGTGCTGGAAGGGGACAGGGTGATTCTCAAGGAGTACGAGCCAACCCTGGAGGGCATGATTCAGAGTTATGCTGAGCGCGACGTGTAA
- a CDS encoding uncharacterized protein (EggNog:ENOG410PH91~COG:T~BUSCO:1901at33183), giving the protein MFSSLKSFSSNISANYQVSPSPSFISGPWKVHDGKKKSTGAPASVFIFERKSLEYRSSGFGSRSSSSYLKKLHDGVIERLRREASNLARLRHPSILQVLEPVEDTRNGGLMFVTEPLTASLAGLLQEKDEQERTGGVGGRASRFVVESPDGSRQRRDLEIDELEIQKGLLQIGKGLEFLHESAGLVHGNLTPNAIYINSKSDWKISGLAFAGPADSQTASQLPPLALSEVLYHDTQLPHSVQLDLDYTSPDFVLDSNVSVAADLFSLGLIIVALYNSPHTSPIQAHHSINTYKRLISSPSTVPSQGNSFQCSRPIPRSLRTEVLPRLITRRPAQRMNAREFQQAQYFDNVLVSTIRFLESFPAKTPHEKSQFMRGLERVLPEFPSSVLEKKVLPALLEEAKDRELLPLILQNAFKIIGRLPTGRHVVPEKVIPQLKELFTPSNNKGVAVERDTSKDAGLMVVLENMRLLADNCSGKDFKDDVWPLIHLGLDSPIHSLVDASLRCLPVMLPVLDFSTVKDEVFPPIALVFSKTSSLTIKIRGLEAFVILCGGTVDAMGSTDELSGVISNSRSLSSSHTSILDKFTIQEKVVPLLKAIKTKEPAVMMAALNVFKQIGQIVDMEFLALDVLPIMWAFSLGPLLNVQQFSSYVDLIKSLSTRIETEQKKKLQELSSSNGDKSRNNTSSPFGMSTNINVGVAGSEESDFERLVLGKDRAAKADNSLDTWGATLSSSAQPSTADAGPKFSWSSSRPAASTLGPGSDPRSITPDSKVSSFPALQPTCGQSLASTYQFPATSPSLNSAGTRSTPDPQPGASNLSMNSPLYQSAMKPPMHHSLQQTSSVFTIPPPPPSNYAPPKMNPMSLPPPTPLGSLNSRQASTGLSSDNRLPLRPGNSQVQGLDKYESLL; this is encoded by the exons ATGTTCTCTTCCTTGAAATCCTTTAGCTCGAATATCTCTGCGAATTATCAGGTTTCCCCAAGCCCCTCTTTTATCTCTGGGCCCTGGAAGGTACACGAcgggaagaagaaaagcacCGGCGCTCCGGCCTCTGTTTTCATTTTTGAAAGGAAGTCCTTAGAATATCGGTCTAGTGGCTTTGGATCTCGCTCCAGCTCTTCCTACCTGAAGAAGTTACATGATGGAGTCATTGAGCGTTTGAGGCGAGAGGCATCAAATCTCGCCAGGCTGAGACACCCCTCGATCCTCCAGGTTCTTGAGCCGGTTGAAGACACAAGAAATGGGGGCTTGATGTTTGTTACTGAACCTCTCACTGCGTCGCTAGCTGGTTTGCTGCAGGAGAAAGATGAACAGGAGCGTACCGGTGGCGTCGGAGGTCGTGCCAGCCGGTTCGTGGTTGAGAGTCCTGATGGCTCGAGACAGAGACGGGACCTTGAAATAGACGAACTCGAAATACAGAAAGGTTTGCTTCAAATTGGCAAAGGACTTGAATTCCTCCACGAATCGGCCGGGCTGGTTCACGGCAATCTGACCCCAAATGCAATCTACATCAATTCCAAATCGGACTGGAAGATATCCGGCCTTGCGTTCGCGGGACCTGCTGATTCACAAACAGCCTCCCAATTGCCTCCATTAGCGCTTTCCGAAGTTTTATATCATGATACCCAGCTTCCACACTCTGTTCAGCTTGATTTGGACTATACCTCCCCGGATTTTGTTCTCGACTCCAACGTGTCCGTTGCAGCAGACCTATTCTCTCTCGGACTAATAATAGTTGCCCTCTACAACTCACCACATACCTCACCAATCCAAGCACACCATAGCATCAACACATATAAAAGGCTTATATCGTCTCCCTCCACTGTTCCTTCGCAAGGCAATTCATTCCAGTGTTCGCGACCAATCCCGAGAAGCCTTCGGACTGAAGTTCTCCCGAGACTTATAACGAGAAGGCCAGCGCAGCGGATGAATGCTCGTGAGTTTCAGCAAGCTCAATATTTCGATAATGTTCTAGTATCTACCATCCGATTCTTGGAATCTTTCCCCGCGAAAACACCACATGAGAAGTCTCAGTTTATGCGGGGCCTTGAACGCGTCTTGCCAGAATTTCCAAGCTCGGTTCTGGAGAAGAAGGTCCTTCCCGCTTTGCTAGAGGAGGCTAAAGACCGAGAGCTTTTGCCACTTATTTTGCAGAATGCATTCAAAATCATCGGTAGGCTTCCAACTGGACGTCACGTTGTACCAGAGAAAGTAATTCCCCAATTAAAGGAATTATTTACTCCTTCAAACAACAAGGGGGTTGCAGTAGAACGGGACACTAGTAAAGATGCTGGTCTGATGGTTGTCTTGGAAAATATGAGGCTTCTCGCTGATAATTGCTCTGGGAAAGATTTTAAGGATG ATGTTTGGCCACTGATTCACCTGGGATTGGATTCGCCTATCCATAGCCTAGTGGATGCATCCTTAAGATGTCTTCCGGTTATGCTGCCAGTCCTGGATTTCTCAACTGTTAAGGACGAAGTGTTCCCACCTATCGCTCTGGTTTTTAGCAAAACAAGCAGCTTAACCATTAAAATCCGCGGGCTGGAAGCTTTTGTTATTCTCTGTGGCGGCACCGTTGACGCTATGGGTTCGACAGACGAGTTATCTGGGGTAATAAGCAATTCCCGGTCTCTAAGCTCCAGTCACACGTCTATCCTCGACAAATTTACTATCCAGGAGAAGGTAGTTCCTCTCTTGAAGGCGATTAAAACCAAAGAACCAGCTGTCATGATGGCAGCTTTGAATGTTTTTAAGCAAATTGGTCAAATTGTGGATATGGAGTTTCTCGCCTTGGACGTCCTCCCGATTATGTGGGCATTCAGTTTGGGGCCACTACTCAACGTGCAACAATTCAGCAGCTATGTGGATCTTATCAAGTCGCTTTCAACACGCATTGAAactgaacagaagaagaagcttcAAGAGCTGTCGTCAAGTAATGGGGATAAGTCGCGGAATAATACCTCTAGCCCGTTTGGAATGTCGACTAATATCAATGTTGGTGTTGCTGGAAGTGAGGAGTCGGATTTTGAGCGGCTCGTACTGGGGAAGGATCGTGCTGCCAAGGCTGATAATTCCCTGGACACATGGGGCGCAACGCTTTCATCTTCTGCACAGCCGTCGACGGCCGATGCTGGGCCTAAGTTTTCTTGGTCTTCAAGTCGCCCAGCTGCGAGTACTCTCGGTCCAGGTTCTGATCCACGATCAATCACACCAGATTCCAAAGTCTCTTCGTTTCCCGCGCTGCAGCCTACGTGCGGACAAAGCCTTGCGTCCACATATCAATTCCCAGCCACTTCCCCATCCTTGAATTCTGCAGGAACAAGGTCTACCCCCGATCCCCAACCGGGCGCCTCAAACCTCTCTATGAATTCGCCTTTATACCAATCAGCGATGAAGCCTCCTATGCACCATTCGTTACAACAAACAAGTTCAGTGTTCACGAtacctccacctcctccgTCTAATTATGCGCCCCCGAAAATGAACCCAATGTCGCTACCTCCCCCCACTCCTCTTGGATCCTTGAATTCCCGTCAGGCATCTACAGGGCTATCCTCAGATAATCGCTTACCATTGAGGCCTGGGAATTCCCAGGTTCAGGGCCTTGATAAATACGAGAGCCTACTTTAA
- a CDS encoding uncharacterized protein (EggNog:ENOG410PQG9~COG:S~BUSCO:15666at33183), with amino-acid sequence MAARKGIMSPEVKNLNPPKYDPISLDELSRSDGKDPSRPTLVAIKGIVFDVSGNPAYKPGGNYNVFAGKDASRALARSSLKPEDCRPEWQDLEDKEKGVLEEWFSFFSKRYNIVGKVEGASNI; translated from the exons ATGGCTGCCCGAAAGGGTATCATGTCGCCCGAGGTGAAGAACCTTAATCCTCCAAAGTATGATCCCATCTCTCTTGACGAGCTCAGCAGATCCGATG GTAAAGATCCCAGCCGCCCGACCCTCGTCGCGATCAAAGGAATCGTCTTTGATGTCTCTGGAAACCCCGCCTATAAACCTGGTGGAAACTACAATG TCTTTGCCGGAAAAGATGCCTCGCGCGCTCTAGCACGCTCGTCCCTGAAGCCGGAAGATTGCCGACCGGAATGGCAGGATTTGGAGGATAAGGAAAAGGGCGTTCTTGAAGAATGGTTTTCATTTTTCagtaagagatataatattgttggAAAGGTGGAAGGGGCATCAAATATTTAA
- the NOP4 gene encoding RNA recognition motif-containing protein (BUSCO:221926at4751~EggNog:ENOG410PI4R~COG:A~BUSCO:3767at33183), whose product MMETRKRRRLSDSTNLESEPQTPQDGQKSESPKGEAHSSSKKAHRRTLFVRSLPPSATTESLTEYFSQSYPIKHATAVADPQTKQCKGYGFVTFADVEDAQRALGELNGSVFDGRKLKIEVAEPRHREIDEKIGKSVPSAEATKLKEEREQRRKEARPPKLIVRNLPWSVGEPEQLAVLFRSYGKVKHAVIPKKGSRHAGFGFVVMRGKKNAEKALEGVNGKEVDGRTLAVDWAVDKEVWDTLQQPTDNTAGKLEDGQAAVENGVDGHSRVENDSAKSDDAIELGTDVDAEMEDVDFHGSGDEEDEEDEEQEDDDDEEGDGDDDRNASTVFIRNLPFSATDETLYEHFTRFGAVRYARIVVDPETDRPRGTGFVCFWKEDEAKACIRESPKRTEEVLSKDSKQKSAFAIKKSVLENEQADPSGKYTIDGRVLQVSQAVSRKEASRLEAEGSSRRDARDKDKRRLYLLSEGTIPTNSPLYSKLSPSEVKMREASAKQRQKLIKSNPMLHISLTRLSVRNIPRHVDSKVLKQLAREAVVGFAKDVKSGHRQPLSKEELSRSAELMKEQEKLRKIKGKGIVKQAKVIFEGREGSKISETSGAGRSRGYGFIEYTSHRSALMGLRWLNGYAVGVSPGSSKIDPDEKKKRLIVEFAIENAQVVKRRQEAEMKDRTQNEKKTSTREGSDAVNSSGGAKRELKRKRGDRSADARNAKKAKSSILASNGADKSDDQNHIAKRNRIIAKKRMLRKTRKGK is encoded by the coding sequence ATGATGGAAACACGCAAAAGAAGACGCCTGTCTGACAGCACCAATTTGGAATCGGAGCCACAAACTCCACAGGATGGTCAGAAGAGCGAATCTCCCAAGGGAGAAGCTCATTCATCCTCAAAGAAAGCCCATCGCAGAACGCTTTTCGTGCGATCATTACCCCCGTCCGCAACCACAGAGTCGTTAACGGAATACTTTTCACAATCCTATCCTATAAAACATGCCACAGCTGTTGCCGATCCGCAAACAAAGCAATGCAAGGGTTATGGATTTGTGACTTTTGCAGATGTTGAAGATGCCCAGCGAGCTCTAGGGGAATTGAATGGTTCCGTGTTTGACGGTCGGAAACTGAAAATCGAAGTCGCTGAGCCGCGCCACAGAGAGATTGATGAAAAAATTGGGAAAAGTGTGCCTTCTGCTGAGGCGACAAAGCTGAAGGAAGAAAGGGAGCAACGGAGAAAAGAAGCCCGACCGCCAAAGCTTATTGTTCGAAACCTGCCATGGAGCGTGGGGGAACCCGAACAATTAGCTGTGCTCTTTAGAAGCTATGGCAAAGTGAAACATGCTGTTATTCCAAAGAAGGGATCCCGCCATGCCGGCTTTGGTTTCGTTGTAATGAGAGGGAAGAAGAATGCCGAGAAAGCGCTTGAGGGAGTTAACGGAAAAGAAGTAGACGGAAGGACGTTAGCGGTGGATTGGGCCGTTGATAAAGAGGTTTGGGATACTTTGCAACAGCCTACAGACAATACGGCAGGGAAACTAGAAGATGGACAGGCGGCTGTGGAAAACGGAGTTGATGGACATTCTAGAGTAGAGAACGACTCTGCCAAATCAGATGATGCCATTGAACTAGGCACGGATGTTGACGCTGAAATGGAAGACGTTGACTTCCATGGCTCAGGagacgaagaagatgaagaagacgaggagcaagaggatgacgatgacgaggAAGGAGACGGTGATGATGATCGAAATGCGTCCACCGTGTTCATTCGAAACCTCCCTTTCAGCGCCACAGACGAGACCCTTTATGAACATTTTACCCGGTTCGGCGCCGTTCGTTACGCAAGAATAGTCGTTGATCCTGAAACCGACCGTCCTAGGGGAACTGGTTTTGTCTGTTTCTGGAAGGAAGACGAAGCTAAAGCATGCATCCGTGAATCACCGAAGCGGacagaagaagtactatcTAAGGATTCGAAGCAAAAATCTGCCTTTGCAATCAAGAAGTCTGTCCTTGAAAATGAGCAAGCGGATCCTTCAGGCAAATATACCATAGATGGTCGTGTGTTACAAGTATCCCAGGCAGTAAGTCGGAAGGAAGCGAGTAGGCTTGAAGCTGAAGGATCCTCGCGTCGTGATGCCCGAGATAAAGATAAACGGAGACTCTACCTATTATCTGAAGGAACGATTCCTACAAATTCACCCTTATATTCCAAGTTATCTCCATCCGAAGTTAAAATGAGAGAAGCCAGTGCCAAACAGCGACAGAAGCTCATAAAAAGCAACCCAATGTTGCATATTAGCCTTACTCGACTTTCGGTTCGAAATATTCCAAGGCATGTTGATTCCAAGGTTCTAAAGCAGCTAGCACGGGAGGCCGTCGTCGGTTTCGCAAAGGATGTCAAGAGTGGTCACCGCCAACCATTATCAAAAGAAGAGCTCTCCAGGAGTGCTGAACTCATGAAAGAGCAGGAAAAGCTACGGAAAATTAAGGGAAAGGGAATTGTGAAACAAGCCAAAGTAATATTTGAAGGAAGAGAAGGTAGCAAGATCTCAGAAACAAGCGGAGCAGGACGCAGCAGAGGATACGGATTTATCGAGTATACTTCTCATAGATCCGCATTGATGGGTTTGCGATGGTTGAATGGCTACGCTGTGGGTGTTTCACCTGGATCTTCGAAAATCGACCCGgacgagaaaaagaagcGCCTTATTGTGGAATTTGCCATTGAAAATGCGCAGGTAGTGAAGCGAAGACAAGAAGCGGAAATGAAAGATCGCACtcaaaatgaaaagaaaacgTCGACTAGGGAAGGCTCGGATGCTGTTAACAGCTCTGGAGGAGCAAAACGTGAATTGAAGCGGAAACGAGGTGATCGATCAGCAGATGCACGCAACGCGAAGAAGGCCAAATCCTCAATTCTGGCGTCCAATGGTGCGGATAAATCGGATGATCAGAATCATATCGCGAAAAGGAACCGTATAATTGCGAAAAAACGCATGCTGAGGAAAACGAGAAAAGGGAAATAA
- a CDS encoding uncharacterized protein (EggNog:ENOG410PRE1~COG:S) — translation MASPLPIVHPSLSLAQLCCQQSYYLATAGKDIFRSQDAYHTAMQRRGDYLASPQSNSFSRTTGSSAFSENALPDEDWTQVSDLTERRRIQNRIAQRNYRKKLKQRMENLEKEERCAAQRDTTSPSGGISHEDRSSRLQSPACQTPYGFNQTSPTDLAPRETMITNSHHTEAQSYPYQQHYALSELASSTLPYTESYAYVQYPVQSSHYSATSPYGSGFSSDSYVQAPTPSHRTGSGGDRAFVAHAESFLEYNTSYIGTGILENTALYQQSALEPSLAEPRDYHLYDPNGFPVSDAMTPYSQRNYRPH, via the exons ATGGCCTCCCCTCTACCAATTGTCCACCCGAGCCTTTCTCTTGCTCAGCTCTGCTGCCAACAATCGTATTACTTGGCTACTGCTGGAAAGGACATTTTCAGGTCTCAGGACGCATATCACACCGCCATGCAACGCCGTGGCGATTATCTTGCGTCGCCACAGTCGAACTCGTTCTCGAGGACGACAGGAAGCAGCGCGTTTAGCGAGAACGCGCTCCCAGATGAAGATTGGACCCAGGTCTCAGATCTTACGGAGAGACGTCGCATCCAGAACCGCATTGCTCAGCGGAACTATC GTAAGAAACTCAAACAACGCATGGAGAATCTGGAGAAGGAAGAGCGATGCGCAGCCCAGCGTGATACAACGAGCCCTTCGGGCGGAATATCTCATGAAGACCGCTCGTCACGTCTTCAGTCGCCAGCTTGTCAAACTCCATATGGTTTCAATCAGACAAGTCCAACAGATTTGGCTCCCAGAGAGACTATGATCACCAACAGCCACCACACTGAGGCCCAATCTTACCCCTACCAACAGCATTACGCTCTATCGGAGTTGGCTTCTTCAACCCTGCCATATACGGAGAGTTACGCTTATGTCCAATATCCAGTACAGAGTTCGCATTATTCAGCGACGAGCCCATATGGGTCCGGTTTTTCCTCAGACAGCTATGTCCAAGCCCCGACTCCATCCCATCGAACAGGTTCTGGTGGAGATCGAGCTTTCGTTGCCCACGCCGAGAGTTTTCTTGAGTACAATACGAGCTACATAGGAACGGGTATCCTAGAAAACACAGCCTTATATCAGCAATCTGCTCTCGAA CCCTCGTTAGCGGAGCCTCGGGACTATCATCTTTACGATCCAAATGGCTTCCCGGTCTCAGATGCTATGACGCCATACAGCCAGAGAAACTACCGCCCGCACTAG
- the BAT1 gene encoding Mitochondrial branched-chain amino acid (BCAA) aminotransferase (EggNog:ENOG410PIW1~COG:E~BUSCO:6946at33183), with product MKNILRLSRAGARSLSGSPSHSPFLRYAVNAAWQRGYSAWQSPSRSDGLPGIDASKLSVTKTTSPKNLLPPKELVFGSTFTDHMLRVNWNTKDGWLAPEIVPYQNLSLDPATCVFHYAFECFEGMKAYKGKDGSIRLFRPDKNMARLNKSSKRIALPTFDGETMIKLIGELVKLDSRFIPQERGYSLYLRPTMIGTQSTLGVSPPGSAMLFVIASPVGPYYPTGFKAVSLEATDYAVRAWPGGVGDKKLGANYAPCIVPQLEASTRGFQQNLWLFGEEQYLTEVGTMNLFIAMKNKETGQNELITPPLDGTILEGVTRDSVLTLARERLTPKGWKVSERKLTMAELAEAADEGRLIEVFGAGTAAIVSPVRNISWKGRLVDCGLKKDEEAGKIALEMKNWIEGIQYGEEKHPWSVEL from the exons ATGAAGAACATCCTTAGACTCAGCCGCGCAGGTGCCCGCTCCCTTTCCGGCAGCCCCTCTCACTCTCCTTTCCTCCGGTATGCGGTCAATGCCGCATGGCAAAGGGGCTACAGTGCCTGGCAATCGCCAAGCAGAAGCGATGGCCTACCCGGCATCGATGCTTCGAAGCTCTCCGTTACAAAAACTACCAGCCCAAAGAATCTTCTCCCGCCAAAAGAGCTCGTTTTTGGATCGACTTTCACAG ACCACATGCTCCGGGTCAATTGGAACACCAAAGATGGATGGTTGGCCCCAGAAATCGTACCATACCAGAATCTTAGCCTTGATCCGGCCACTTGCGTTTTCCACTATGCCTTCGAGTGTTTTGAGGGAATGAAAGCCTATAAAGGCAAGGATGGCTCTATCAGATTATTCAGGCCCGATAAAAACATGGCCCGACTCAACAAGTCCTCGAAACGCATTGCGTTGCCCACCTTCGACGGTGAAACGATGATAAAGCTAATTGGGGAACTTGTGAAGCTGGACAGCAGATTTATTCCACA GGAACGAGGCTACTCCCTATATCTCAGACCTACCATGATCGGTACTCAAAGCACGCTTGGTGTGTCCCCCCCGGGCTCGGCAATGCTCTTCGTGATTGCTAGCCCCGTTGGGCCGTATTATCCTACCGGTTTCAAAGCTGTCTCCCTGGAGGCGACGGACTATGCTGTTCGCGCTTGGCCAGGAGGCGTTGGAGACAAGAAGCTTGGAGCAAACTATGCGCCATGCATCGTCCCACAACTAGAAGCCTCTACCCGTGGATTCCAGCAGAACCTTTGGCTTTTTGGCGAAGAGCAATACTTGACTGAAGTCGGTACCATGAATCTCTTCATTGCCATGAAGAACAAGGAGACCGGCCAAAATGAGCTCATCACACCCCCGTTGGATGGCACCATTTTGGAAGGTGTCACCCGGGATTCTGTGTTGACGCTCGCTCGTGAGAGACTAACACCCAAAGGCTGGAAGGTCAGCGAGCGCAAGCTCACCATGGCCGAGCTTGCAGAAGCAGCAGACGAAGGCCGATTGATTGAAGTCTTCGGTGCCGGCACCGCTGCAATCGTGAGTCCCGTTCGTAATATCAGCTGGAAGGGACGACTCGTCGATTGTGGATTGAAGAAGGACGAGGAGGCTGGCAAGATTGCGCTCGAGATGAAGAACTGGATTGAAGGCATCCAGTATGGTGAAGAGAAGCACCCATGGAG TGTTGAGCTTTGA